GTGTCGCTTCCTGAGAGACTCCCATGCGGCGCAGTTCAGCTTTGACGGTGCGCGCATAAAACGCTTGTTGATGTTCATCGCCTTGGGCTGAGTACATAGCCCTTACGGCATTGGCAAAACTGTCGGCATTATTGATTGCTATGTGCTCGCGCTGATAGTGTTGGTAGTGCAGTAAAATCGCGGCATCCGCCGCACTGATTGCTCTATCGCTCTGACCGATCGTGCCATCGCGCAGGCGGAATAAGGGTTCGGGGTTGCCTTCACCGCGCGGGGTATCGATGAAGTTGCCGTAGGCGTAATCTTCCGTATCGATGGCGGCGTGGGAAAATTCATGTATCCATACGCCGGCTAAAAAATCTTTCGAAAACCGCGTCTCATCGAAGGCTGCTTTTCTGTAGCCGAGGAAGACGATATCCAAACGCGGGTCGGCCTTCATTGCGGCGGCGGCGTGTTTTTCTTGTGTTTTTAAAAAAGCCAAGCTGTATGGTTGTTTTTCCAAGTCGGCGCGCGCGGCGATGTAGCGGCGAAACGCCGGTGTGATCGCTTTCTTTTTGGTATACGCAAAATTGGCATCAGTCACGTCGTCTCCTTTCACGCTCACCGCATGCGTCTTGAGCTCGCTGAACTTGGCAAAGTCTCTGGTCGCTTTCAATTTTTGTTTGAATTCGGTTTTCATCCGTTCGGTATCGTTATTGAAATACACTTTCAGCGTTTCAGCGGCAATACTGCCAGCATCGCTGTCTAGTATGGCCAAGGCCGTATCCATCATGGTCAGCGCGTGTTGTTTCAGGACTTCCATTTTTTTTGTCGTACTGCCAAAGCGTGGCCAAAAGCGCTTGGAAATGTTGTCGTTCCCACGGCTCGTCGCTGGCTCGGTCTCTGAGCACGTACTGAGTTGCCTTGATGTATTGCGCACGCCGCAGATTTGCATGCCCGCGTTGATTGGCGGCGTTATGGCAGAGTCGGGCGTTGGTTTGGCGGAGCTTGGCAGAGCGGTGGTTGAGACAGATAGGGGCGGCATGAAAGAGTCCTCATAGAGTGTAAAAATCATCTCTGCTAAGATACTATGAAAATTAAAAATAACTCCAAGCCAAAGCCAAGTTTGGTCGAAATGTGCAAAATCAAAATCGCACTGCGGAGTAATATTTTTGCCGAGCTGCTAATTCTTGGCGAGCGCCGGGTTCGGCGCTGTCGGCAGCCGGCCGGCGCTTGGTCTACAATAGCGGAAAAAAGAAAGTCGAGGACGACAATGAGCGCCGAAAAAAAACATACTGAGCCAGTCGATATTGTGTATCTGTGGGTAGACGGTGCCGATCCGCTCTGGCAAAACAAACGCCAGCAAGCCTATACCGATTGGGTAAGTGCACACCCCGATGAATTAGCCATCTATGGCAATAACGCCGGTCGCTACCGCGACAATGGTGAGCTTTTGTACAACTTACGCGCTTTAGAGAAATTTTTCCCCGCGCATGGTCATGTCTACCTCGTCAGTGATGGCCAGGTGCCGGCGTGGCTGCAGCCATCGGCGCGCCTGACCGTGATCGATCATCGCGATTTGCTGCCGGCCAGCACTGGCCCAGTATTTGATTCCGGTCATATTGAATCGTACCTGCATCATATTCCCGGTTTGTCGGAGCGCTTTATTTACCTTAACGATGATGTGTTTTTCGGTAGCAGGGTCGATACGGCATGGTGGTTTGGCGGTGCTCTCAGAGTGTTTGGAGAAGTCCATCCCATCACCGATTATGATGAGTTGCAAGTTGCCGAGACGGCGCTGGTGAATGCCTCGATCTTGTCGAAACATTGGCTCTCGCAACGCTATCCAAGCTATCAGCATGATCCGCGCCTGTATTCGCATGCGCCGCGGCCGATGCTCAAAAGTGTGATGTTTGAGCTCGAAGAGATCGCTGCCGAATTATTTGAACAAGTGCGCTCTACCGTGTTTCGTTCGTGGCGCGTGCCGCCGCTGGTGCCTGATTTGGTGCCGCGCTGGATGGTCCACACTGGCTTAGCGAAACAAAGAATTCTCGATCCCTTGCACATTCATACTGGCGATCAGGGGGCCGCGCAACAGTTCGATGCCTTGCTGTTGAAATTCGGCCAGCTGCCATTTTTTTGTATCAACGACACCTGTGACGAAGCTGCCGATGACGATCTGCGCTTGCTCAGAATCGCGCTCACTTTAGAGCAGCTGTTACCGTTGCCGTCGTCGTTTGAACAGATCGCGCAGCACGATGCCGCGCACACGGAAGCGCCATGTCCTGCTTCGTAGTCGCTGGTGTAGCATTATTTAGCCGCGTGTGCCATGTCGTTCCTGCCACGTAGAAAATTCCAGTGGTCGGATACCAAAACGAACGGCGTTCCCGGCATGCAGGGTCGT
The sequence above is drawn from the Undibacterium sp. CCC3.4 genome and encodes:
- a CDS encoding Stealth CR1 domain-containing protein; translation: MSAEKKHTEPVDIVYLWVDGADPLWQNKRQQAYTDWVSAHPDELAIYGNNAGRYRDNGELLYNLRALEKFFPAHGHVYLVSDGQVPAWLQPSARLTVIDHRDLLPASTGPVFDSGHIESYLHHIPGLSERFIYLNDDVFFGSRVDTAWWFGGALRVFGEVHPITDYDELQVAETALVNASILSKHWLSQRYPSYQHDPRLYSHAPRPMLKSVMFELEEIAAELFEQVRSTVFRSWRVPPLVPDLVPRWMVHTGLAKQRILDPLHIHTGDQGAAQQFDALLLKFGQLPFFCINDTCDEAADDDLRLLRIALTLEQLLPLPSSFEQIAQHDAAHTEAPCPAS